In one Verrucomicrobiales bacterium genomic region, the following are encoded:
- a CDS encoding excinuclease ABC subunit UvrC, which produces MPATDHIRSKLSQLPHKPGVYLMKDRLGTVIYVGKARDLRKRVSQYFHPSRRLGWDVKFNALVEAIHDLDVHVVRSEPEALLLEGKLIKEFHPRYNVSFRDDKQFLLLKVTLNDPIPRFTLTRMKQEDGARYFGPFTNSGAIRRTLHLVRRQFNLRGCRPLTPTEADYKHCLYGNLKFCTAPCIGNVTRDQYLQQVNAACEFLSGQCGEMADQLEAEMKQAAVAQDYEKAAQLRDAIADLRKATRKTKEFTRVPYKLPVSLDPERDLQELAKVLGLSAAPARIEGFDISNISGTLAVASLVSFLRGRPNRAQYRRFRMKTVTGQDDFACIAEAVRRRYSRLLREATGAVTHPEEETSDSAEELELKETGPVADTISAPRDKASNLPDLILIDGGRGQLNMAVAELKKLGLERIPVIGLAKEFEEIYRPGDATPLRLGLDSPAVKLLQRVRDESHRVANSYNAQLRIKKISESILDDFPGIGEARKAALLKKFGSVQRLRVATVEEIAEVPGFGGKAAAELKAFLLARQA; this is translated from the coding sequence ATGCCCGCCACGGATCATATCCGCAGCAAGCTGTCCCAGCTGCCGCATAAACCTGGGGTTTACCTGATGAAGGACCGGCTGGGAACGGTGATCTATGTTGGCAAGGCGCGGGATCTGCGCAAGCGTGTGAGTCAATACTTCCATCCTTCACGCCGCCTGGGGTGGGATGTGAAGTTCAATGCCTTGGTCGAGGCCATTCATGATCTCGATGTTCATGTGGTGCGCAGTGAGCCTGAAGCCTTGCTGTTGGAGGGGAAGCTCATTAAGGAGTTTCACCCTCGCTACAATGTCAGCTTCCGCGATGACAAACAGTTCCTGTTGCTGAAGGTGACCCTCAACGATCCGATTCCGCGGTTCACGCTGACCCGGATGAAACAGGAGGACGGGGCGCGTTATTTCGGTCCGTTTACGAACTCGGGGGCCATCCGGCGGACCCTGCACTTGGTGCGGCGTCAGTTCAACCTGAGGGGCTGTCGGCCCCTGACGCCCACCGAGGCGGACTACAAGCACTGTCTGTATGGGAACCTGAAGTTCTGCACCGCCCCGTGCATAGGCAACGTGACGCGCGATCAGTATCTCCAACAGGTCAACGCCGCCTGCGAGTTTCTCTCCGGGCAATGCGGCGAGATGGCGGATCAGTTGGAAGCGGAGATGAAGCAGGCGGCGGTCGCTCAGGACTACGAGAAGGCGGCGCAGCTGCGCGACGCCATCGCGGATCTTCGCAAAGCCACCCGCAAGACCAAGGAGTTCACGCGAGTTCCCTACAAGCTTCCGGTTTCATTGGATCCGGAACGCGATCTTCAGGAGTTGGCCAAGGTGCTGGGGCTGTCCGCCGCTCCGGCGCGCATCGAGGGGTTCGATATTTCGAACATCAGCGGTACCCTGGCGGTGGCCTCGCTTGTCAGCTTTCTCCGCGGACGGCCCAATCGCGCCCAGTATCGCCGGTTTCGAATGAAAACAGTCACCGGTCAGGACGATTTCGCGTGCATCGCCGAGGCAGTTCGGCGTCGTTACTCCCGGCTGCTGCGTGAAGCTACCGGAGCGGTGACGCACCCCGAGGAGGAAACGTCTGACTCCGCCGAGGAGCTGGAGCTCAAGGAGACGGGGCCGGTAGCGGACACCATCTCTGCGCCGCGCGATAAAGCGTCGAATTTACCCGACCTGATCCTCATTGATGGCGGGCGTGGACAGCTCAACATGGCGGTAGCCGAACTCAAGAAACTGGGTTTGGAGCGCATTCCGGTGATCGGATTGGCCAAGGAGTTCGAGGAGATTTACCGCCCTGGAGACGCGACTCCCTTGCGATTGGGATTAGATTCGCCGGCGGTGAAGCTCTTGCAACGGGTGCGGGATGAGTCGCATCGCGTCGCCAACAGCTACAACGCCCAGCTGCGCATCAAGAAGATTTCGGAAAGCATTCTGGACGACTTCCCTGGAATCGGAGAGGCACGCAAAGCGGCCCTCCTGAAGAAATTTGGCTCCGTTCAGCGACTTCGCGTGGCCACGGTGGAGGAAATCGCCGAGGTCCCTGGCTTCGGCGGCAAGGCGGCCGCGGAACTGAAAGCATTCCTCTTGGCCCGTCAGGCCTAG